Proteins co-encoded in one Longimicrobium sp. genomic window:
- a CDS encoding DUF2383 domain-containing protein, producing the protein MADEPVSGAKLIAELNDLLRLDHDAIGAYTIAIESVESVTYRETLEGFRRDHERHVRELTELVRAAGGTPAEGPHASSSPFKLAVQSLGKLAGSDRALILAFKANEGESVAKYAAAAERPHPDAIAEVLRRAARDEEKHYEWAESRLKRLDAGPGTLLGKAEAVGEAIHGATAAAMEGVGRKASEIVNRVKG; encoded by the coding sequence ATGGCCGATGAACCCGTGAGCGGCGCGAAGCTGATCGCCGAGCTGAACGACCTGCTGCGGCTGGACCACGACGCCATCGGCGCCTACACCATCGCCATCGAGAGCGTGGAGAGCGTCACCTACCGCGAAACGCTGGAAGGCTTCCGGCGCGACCACGAGCGCCACGTGCGGGAGCTGACCGAGCTCGTCCGTGCCGCCGGCGGCACCCCGGCGGAGGGGCCGCACGCGTCCAGCAGCCCGTTCAAGCTGGCCGTGCAGTCGCTGGGCAAGCTGGCGGGGAGCGACCGCGCGCTGATCCTGGCCTTCAAGGCCAACGAGGGCGAGAGCGTGGCGAAGTACGCGGCCGCCGCCGAGCGCCCGCATCCCGACGCCATCGCCGAGGTGCTGCGCCGCGCCGCCCGCGACGAGGAAAAGCACTACGAGTGGGCCGAGAGCCGCCTGAAGCGCCTGGACGCCGGCCCCGGCACGCTGCTGGGCAAGGCCGAGGCGGTCGGCGAGGCGATCCACGGCGCCACCGCGGCCGCGATGGAGGGTGTGGGACGCAAGGCGTCGGAGATCGTCAACAGGGTGAAGGGATGA